The Sphingobacterium bambusae genome includes a window with the following:
- a CDS encoding tyrosine-type recombinase/integrase: protein MGKDEFLNFLKFEKRYSSHTVTAYTMELDNFFAFLQAEDLSFQEVDHRVVRQYLAQMKEHGKEASSINRSISALRSFYKFLRREGKTDQNPMNLVHALKTAKKLPVVVEQEKMVALLDAGFRDAEDFEEVRDFVVLELLFGTGIRLAELLAIQERDIDTYNKRILIFGKRGKERLVPVHQNLLMTIKHYLKLKYALDAENKSTLLIVSKEGKAASRRLIYDKVRHYLSLITSQKKKSPHVLRHTFATALLNNGADLNAIKELLGHAGLAATQVYTHNSVERLKSIYKQAHPKA from the coding sequence ATGGGCAAAGATGAGTTTTTAAATTTTCTCAAGTTTGAGAAGCGTTATTCTAGCCATACGGTTACAGCGTATACCATGGAGTTGGATAATTTCTTTGCTTTTCTTCAAGCTGAGGATTTAAGCTTTCAGGAGGTTGATCACCGTGTCGTTCGTCAGTATCTTGCACAGATGAAGGAGCACGGGAAAGAAGCCTCCAGCATCAATAGGTCGATTTCTGCCTTACGTTCTTTTTATAAATTTTTACGCAGAGAGGGGAAGACAGACCAAAACCCGATGAATTTGGTGCATGCCTTGAAGACCGCCAAGAAATTGCCTGTGGTAGTTGAACAGGAGAAGATGGTGGCCCTGTTGGATGCCGGTTTTCGGGATGCGGAAGATTTTGAAGAAGTGCGGGATTTCGTAGTACTGGAGCTTTTGTTCGGTACCGGTATTCGACTCGCGGAGTTGCTAGCTATCCAAGAGCGAGATATCGATACCTACAACAAAAGAATATTGATTTTCGGTAAAAGAGGGAAGGAGCGCCTCGTTCCCGTACATCAGAACCTATTGATGACGATCAAACATTATCTTAAATTGAAATATGCACTGGATGCGGAAAACAAATCCACGCTGTTGATCGTTAGTAAAGAAGGAAAGGCCGCCAGCAGAAGGTTGATCTACGATAAGGTGCGACATTACCTAAGCCTGATCACTTCGCAAAAGAAAAAGAGTCCCCATGTGTTGAGGCATACTTTTGCAACAGCTTTATTGAACAATGGAGCCGATTTAAATGCCATTAAGGAATTACTCGGCCATGCCGGTTTAGCTGCTACGCAAGTATACACACACAACTCTGTAGAGCGGTTGAAGTCAATTTATAAACAAGCCCATCCAAAGGCTTAA
- a CDS encoding DUF6686 family protein — protein sequence MICPLAQVEEIYKTTQGAVYQCSRKNCYWLEFQDTTTAFKISDFFSFKKRIDAIDVASMIGDASRAADFEIIMPFRTERCFLLRVEDVLALREVLSGAKFMIELNSEVKKILREGNVLAV from the coding sequence ATGATTTGTCCTTTAGCACAAGTAGAAGAGATTTACAAAACAACACAGGGCGCTGTTTATCAATGCAGCCGTAAAAACTGTTATTGGTTGGAATTTCAGGATACGACAACGGCTTTTAAAATATCGGACTTTTTCTCGTTCAAAAAGCGTATTGATGCCATAGATGTGGCCTCTATGATCGGCGATGCCTCCCGAGCGGCTGATTTTGAGATTATCATGCCTTTTAGAACCGAGCGCTGTTTCTTATTGCGCGTTGAAGATGTATTGGCGTTGCGTGAAGTTCTTTCGGGGGCTAAATTTATGATCGAGCTGAACAGTGAAGTAAAAAAGATACTTCGCGAAGGGAATGTACTAGCAGTTTAA
- a CDS encoding ferritin, which produces MKDLLKLKSSLAEEIENILNAQVKVEAHSSALYLAMSSWCDDQGLDNSATFFAKQANEEREHMLKLFNYINNRGGRAISPEITNIPTDFESFRGVFEQTLEQEMFVTEQFNNIADRCMKAKDYVTFNFVQWFLEEQVEEEYVARRILELFDVIGEDGTGRWEIDKHLVKVAFDGE; this is translated from the coding sequence ATGAAAGACTTATTGAAATTGAAATCTTCTCTAGCAGAAGAGATCGAAAATATATTGAACGCACAAGTAAAAGTTGAAGCACATTCGTCGGCTCTATATCTTGCTATGTCATCATGGTGTGACGATCAAGGTTTGGATAATTCAGCTACCTTCTTTGCTAAACAAGCAAACGAAGAGCGTGAGCACATGTTGAAATTGTTCAACTACATCAATAACCGTGGTGGACGTGCTATCTCTCCAGAGATCACAAACATCCCGACAGACTTCGAGTCATTCCGCGGGGTATTCGAGCAGACATTAGAGCAAGAAATGTTCGTGACTGAACAATTTAACAACATCGCTGACCGTTGTATGAAAGCGAAAGATTACGTAACGTTTAACTTTGTGCAGTGGTTCTTGGAAGAGCAAGTAGAAGAAGAGTATGTGGCACGTCGTATACTCGAGTTGTTCGATGTGATCGGTGAAGACGGAACAGGACGTTGGGAGATCGACAAGCACCTTGTAAAAGTAGCTTTTGACGGCGAATAA
- the hpf gene encoding ribosome hibernation-promoting factor, HPF/YfiA family, which produces MNITVQSIKFDADQKLVEFIKKKTAKLEQFLDNIIEGVCYLRIENVDDEANKVVELKMNIPGNQLFAKAQAKSFEEATDVAVESLRRQINKHKTKTRATVSNHKELLGDGEEEF; this is translated from the coding sequence ATGAACATTACTGTGCAATCTATCAAATTTGATGCAGATCAAAAGTTGGTTGAATTTATTAAGAAAAAAACAGCTAAGTTGGAACAGTTTCTCGATAATATTATTGAGGGCGTTTGCTACTTGCGTATAGAAAATGTAGACGATGAAGCAAACAAGGTGGTGGAGCTGAAGATGAATATCCCGGGCAACCAATTGTTTGCAAAGGCACAGGCGAAGAGTTTTGAAGAAGCAACAGATGTCGCAGTGGAATCGCTGAGACGGCAGATTAACAAACATAAAACAAAGACAAGAGCCACCGTGAGCAACCATAAGGAGTTGCTGGGGGATGGCGAGGAAGAATTTTAA
- a CDS encoding outer membrane beta-barrel protein yields MKNNRCIILLVMLICSCALGLSNVHAQIGSKRIQGLVLDSAAHGLAGVNIRLTSTLDTLVTSSAANGAYQFSNVRGNHIRISYSMLGHQIVNRLLSSNEHSSFVVVPNVVLIPQASLIEGVSITKTIPVVYTEDTIQYNMDAFKFRANSLLEEALKQLPGIQVLRDGTVYAQGKQVSTVLVDGKKFFGGDVITATKNLPADFVKKIQVINHFGDFAIERGMTTDEPEKVINIVLKEDSKRISFGQITAGGGTSDRYIGSIGVNRFDDGQEFSVIGSVNNTNTSLFSFGSPSGVGEREKSLFDANDFVDPTDGLNNIKSFGFNFSDNLAENTLINTSYSFTHKENVTTGNSFLRSDYLGNKISNAESYRTTSNDYYHKLTTEFKHRFKNSDVLEIKPVFSYNRIYFGNARDRLIDNNRITNDGTYQDTSYQQNPNLDMSILYARAFKKPGRKLVSNVVLNFNSLNKVEDVVDRYTSVDSSGIPPRITEFNQQYFIEQRSGTDGVKAAVSFVEPFSEYSTVELFYDYELTDMTAVRRVEDRLKSEEFGQFFYVDSLGVSYNYRFNSSRAGLSYQYVPNKKFRTSVGFAVQPITLNGYLPREDMYYRYDNVNVVPSAGFKWRLNNEVDWSVDYVGKNNQPNFLHIIPVRDNSNSQNIIIGNPELKAEFSNRINTTLRKFITSRNQYFETNFAYNRVLNKIVADKTAFRSSTIQETTFKNADGYFDLKWYYLFNMPLFNESLQLDFVGNTDFYNNISFVNDERNKTTQFIYSQSVQFRYTWSDYFESLFNTNYLLNNATYTWPYTTEITAHSLLLSGATKGYLSDHVTLGAEMSQRFNAGYESSFMNNNPTILNAYLEISFLPNKLGLLRFQGFDLLDQNKNMGTYSEYIGNDLYEARNNRLGRYFMVTFNMRLQKYPKKK; encoded by the coding sequence GTGAAGAATAATAGGTGTATCATACTTTTGGTCATGTTGATTTGTTCCTGCGCTTTGGGTTTGTCCAATGTGCATGCTCAAATAGGCTCGAAGCGAATCCAAGGACTGGTATTGGACAGTGCGGCGCATGGCTTAGCGGGGGTCAATATTCGGTTGACCAGCACCCTCGATACCTTAGTAACAAGCAGCGCTGCAAATGGGGCTTACCAGTTTAGCAATGTGCGCGGAAATCATATTCGCATATCTTATAGTATGCTGGGACACCAGATCGTCAACAGGTTGTTGTCGTCGAACGAGCATAGCTCTTTTGTGGTAGTGCCCAACGTTGTGCTCATTCCACAAGCTTCCCTGATTGAAGGGGTTTCCATTACCAAAACCATCCCCGTTGTTTATACCGAAGATACTATCCAGTACAATATGGATGCCTTTAAGTTTCGCGCAAACTCGTTGCTGGAAGAGGCGCTGAAACAGTTGCCCGGTATTCAGGTGCTGCGCGACGGTACGGTGTATGCCCAAGGGAAGCAGGTATCGACGGTATTGGTTGATGGTAAAAAATTCTTTGGTGGTGACGTCATTACGGCAACGAAGAATCTACCGGCAGATTTTGTAAAGAAAATACAGGTCATTAACCATTTTGGTGATTTTGCTATCGAACGCGGCATGACAACCGATGAGCCCGAAAAAGTAATCAATATTGTGCTCAAAGAAGATAGCAAGCGTATTTCGTTTGGCCAGATTACCGCCGGAGGTGGTACCAGCGATCGTTACATTGGTAGTATTGGCGTTAACCGATTTGATGACGGACAGGAGTTTTCCGTGATAGGGTCGGTCAACAATACCAATACAAGCCTGTTTTCATTCGGCTCGCCCAGTGGTGTGGGAGAACGGGAGAAATCGCTGTTTGACGCAAACGACTTCGTAGACCCTACCGATGGTCTCAACAATATTAAGTCTTTCGGATTTAATTTTTCGGACAACTTGGCTGAAAATACATTGATCAATACCAGCTATAGCTTTACGCATAAAGAGAATGTGACCACGGGAAATTCTTTTCTGCGGTCGGATTATCTTGGCAACAAAATCTCCAATGCGGAGTCGTACCGAACGACCAGCAATGATTACTATCATAAACTGACGACGGAGTTCAAACATCGTTTCAAGAATAGTGACGTTTTGGAGATAAAACCGGTGTTTTCCTACAATAGGATTTATTTCGGAAACGCGCGAGATCGATTGATCGACAACAACCGGATCACTAACGATGGTACATACCAAGATACATCGTACCAGCAAAATCCCAATTTAGATATGAGTATTTTATACGCACGAGCCTTTAAGAAGCCTGGGCGCAAGTTGGTAAGCAACGTGGTGCTGAATTTTAACAGCTTGAATAAGGTAGAAGATGTGGTGGACAGGTACACTTCCGTCGATTCATCGGGGATACCACCTCGGATCACCGAGTTTAACCAGCAGTATTTTATCGAACAGCGTAGCGGAACCGATGGGGTAAAGGCAGCGGTATCCTTCGTAGAGCCTTTCTCAGAATATAGCACCGTTGAGCTCTTTTACGACTATGAGCTCACGGACATGACGGCCGTTCGCCGCGTGGAAGATAGACTGAAGTCGGAAGAATTTGGTCAGTTTTTTTATGTGGATTCGTTGGGTGTGAGCTACAATTATCGATTTAATAGCAGTAGGGCAGGATTGAGTTACCAATATGTACCCAACAAGAAATTTAGAACTAGTGTCGGCTTTGCGGTGCAGCCCATCACCCTCAATGGCTACCTGCCGCGTGAAGATATGTACTATCGCTACGACAATGTAAATGTGGTGCCTAGCGCCGGTTTTAAGTGGCGCCTCAACAATGAAGTCGATTGGAGTGTGGATTATGTCGGTAAAAACAACCAACCTAACTTTCTGCACATCATTCCCGTAAGAGATAACAGTAATTCCCAAAATATCATTATCGGTAACCCCGAGCTAAAGGCCGAGTTTTCCAACCGGATCAACACCACATTGCGAAAGTTTATTACCTCTCGAAATCAGTATTTTGAGACTAATTTTGCCTACAACAGAGTATTGAACAAGATTGTGGCGGACAAGACGGCTTTCCGGAGCTCGACTATTCAGGAGACTACATTTAAAAATGCCGATGGCTATTTTGATCTCAAATGGTACTACCTCTTCAATATGCCCTTGTTCAACGAAAGCTTGCAATTGGATTTTGTCGGTAATACAGATTTTTACAACAATATATCCTTTGTCAACGACGAGCGTAACAAGACTACTCAGTTTATTTACTCCCAATCTGTACAGTTTCGGTATACCTGGAGCGACTATTTCGAATCGCTGTTCAACACTAATTACCTGTTGAACAATGCAACATACACTTGGCCCTACACAACAGAGATTACGGCACACAGCCTGCTGTTGAGTGGAGCAACCAAGGGGTATCTGAGCGATCACGTGACTTTAGGAGCGGAGATGTCACAGCGGTTCAATGCCGGCTACGAAAGTAGTTTTATGAACAATAACCCCACTATCTTGAATGCCTACTTGGAAATTTCTTTTTTGCCCAATAAATTGGGGCTGTTGCGTTTTCAAGGTTTTGACCTGTTGGATCAAAATAAAAACATGGGTACCTATAGTGAATATATAGGCAATGATCTTTATGAAGCGCGGAACAATAGATTAGGGCGTTATTTTATGGTAACTTTTAATATGCGTCTTCAAAAATATCCAAAGAAAAAATAG